The following proteins come from a genomic window of Citrobacter europaeus:
- the fhuA gene encoding ferrichrome porin FhuA produces MYRSSVNASRKVSGLSPLFVTLKIALLSALTANTVYAEDSILVSADAEKNSSEDPWGATPGLVSKKSATGTKTSSDIKNIPQSISVITRKEIDILQPKSLKDALGYTPGVTVSDRGSSNAFDMVKIRGFSSGQGQNNYLDGLKLTGDNWNEMSTEPYLLERIEVLRGPASVLYGMSNPGGIVSMVSKRPIYTPVREVQFKMGSNNLMQTGFDFGDTLDDLGIYAFRITGMARSSDEEQSLSRQRRFAIAPSFTWRPDENTTFTFLSNIQNEPEVGYYGWMPRQGTLDPLPDGVRLPDDFDDSAPNNTWSRYQRSVGYSFERVLSDNYTFRQNLRYSRVKTSQQSVYGRGICSTTDCPDVPSADLNHTISRGQFIDNERMNSFSVDTQLESDFHTANIDHTLLSGIDYRNLNNDISNLYGSATSLDLYNPEQNDFAFGDAEPYAHDKTRQTGIYVQDQAQYENWLLTLGGRYDWSRQETYLRQTNTGISRNDHQFTWRSGLNYLFDNGITPYISYSQSFEPNSFGLSSTPPVSYAPSRGEQYEAGVRYVPHGRSAMLSAAVYQLTKTHNLTTDPDNPLFKVAAGEIEVQGIELEAKAGLTDNLNLISSYSYTHAEYTKDTQLKGKTPDQVPEHQASLWLDYTFSQGALNGLTLGSGGRFIGSSWGDSENTFKVGSVAVWNGLVSYELSQLGLRGANIALNVTNILDRKYVSSCFADYGCFRGAGRQMTATATFHF; encoded by the coding sequence ATGTATCGCTCTTCTGTAAACGCGTCTCGCAAAGTATCTGGACTAAGCCCCCTTTTTGTAACCCTGAAAATCGCCTTACTGTCAGCTCTTACAGCAAACACCGTATACGCAGAAGATAGCATTCTGGTCAGCGCTGATGCTGAAAAAAACAGCAGCGAAGACCCCTGGGGAGCAACTCCTGGGCTGGTATCCAAAAAGTCGGCTACGGGTACAAAAACCAGTTCTGATATAAAAAATATCCCCCAGTCCATTTCCGTGATCACCCGAAAAGAAATCGATATTTTGCAGCCTAAATCGTTAAAGGACGCGCTCGGATATACGCCAGGAGTAACCGTATCTGACAGAGGTAGCTCTAACGCTTTTGATATGGTTAAGATTCGTGGTTTTTCATCCGGACAGGGACAAAACAACTATCTGGATGGCCTCAAACTCACTGGCGACAACTGGAACGAGATGTCGACCGAACCCTATTTGCTCGAACGGATTGAGGTACTTCGAGGCCCCGCCTCAGTTCTGTATGGAATGAGTAATCCTGGTGGCATTGTTTCGATGGTAAGCAAGCGCCCGATCTACACTCCAGTACGCGAAGTGCAGTTTAAAATGGGATCGAATAACCTCATGCAAACTGGTTTCGATTTCGGTGACACGCTGGATGACCTGGGGATTTACGCCTTCAGGATTACAGGGATGGCCCGTTCTTCCGATGAGGAACAAAGCCTTTCAAGGCAGCGGCGTTTCGCAATAGCGCCTTCTTTTACCTGGCGTCCGGACGAAAACACAACGTTTACATTCTTGTCCAACATTCAGAACGAACCTGAGGTGGGATATTATGGATGGATGCCAAGACAAGGTACTTTAGATCCGTTGCCTGACGGGGTTAGACTGCCTGACGATTTTGACGACAGCGCACCCAATAATACCTGGTCACGTTACCAGCGATCCGTAGGATATAGCTTCGAACGGGTATTGTCCGACAACTATACGTTCAGGCAGAACCTGCGTTATTCCAGAGTCAAAACGTCACAGCAAAGTGTCTATGGAAGAGGAATTTGCTCCACGACTGATTGCCCTGATGTACCTTCTGCCGATTTAAATCACACGATCTCGCGCGGGCAATTTATTGATAACGAGCGGATGAATAGTTTCTCTGTGGATACTCAGCTTGAGAGTGATTTTCACACAGCGAATATTGACCACACTCTTTTATCAGGTATCGATTACAGAAATTTAAACAATGACATCAGTAACCTGTATGGTTCTGCGACATCTCTGGATTTGTATAATCCAGAGCAGAATGATTTTGCTTTTGGTGACGCAGAACCTTATGCGCATGACAAGACTCGTCAGACAGGTATTTATGTACAGGATCAGGCGCAGTATGAAAACTGGTTGCTCACGCTGGGGGGACGCTATGACTGGTCACGTCAGGAAACCTATCTTCGCCAGACAAATACCGGTATCTCCCGAAACGACCATCAGTTTACCTGGCGGAGTGGATTAAATTACCTGTTTGATAATGGCATCACACCTTACATCAGCTACAGCCAGTCATTTGAACCTAACAGCTTCGGGTTATCTTCAACTCCTCCGGTCTCCTATGCACCATCACGAGGTGAACAGTACGAAGCGGGCGTGCGCTATGTGCCACATGGACGTTCTGCCATGCTCAGTGCAGCAGTATATCAACTCACCAAAACGCATAATCTGACAACAGACCCAGATAACCCTCTGTTTAAAGTGGCCGCTGGTGAAATTGAAGTCCAGGGTATTGAACTCGAAGCGAAAGCCGGATTAACGGATAATCTGAACTTAATTTCCTCATACAGCTATACACACGCTGAATATACCAAAGACACACAACTAAAGGGAAAGACGCCTGATCAGGTTCCTGAACATCAGGCTTCCCTCTGGCTCGACTACACCTTCAGTCAGGGAGCACTGAATGGGTTGACCCTTGGAAGCGGAGGGCGTTTTATTGGCTCCAGTTGGGGGGATTCAGAGAATACGTTCAAAGTGGGTAGTGTTGCCGTCTGGAACGGACTGGTTAGCTATGAACTTAGCCAGCTCGGACTGAGAGGGGCAAACATTGCTCTTAACGTTACTAATATTCTGGACCGAAAATACGTTTCAAGCTGTTTTGCCGACTATGGCTGTTTCCGTGGCGCTGGGCGCCAGATGACAGCCACTGCCACGTTCCATTTCTGA
- the lpxC gene encoding UDP-3-O-acyl-N-acetylglucosamine deacetylase, with product MIKQKTIRTSVSMTGIGLHSGLKVQMNVIPAGINTGIVFRRVDLHPAVDIPLRAESINETTLATTIFNDDGVRVSTIEHLLSAISGLGIDNLLIELNAGEIPIVDGSSAPFVYLLLNDAGVIEQSAPKKFLKINEEIRVELDDKWATLAPFNGFHLDFTIDFNHPAISSDNKRYTTTLNPEVYIAEISRARTFGFLRDVEYLQSKGLGLGASLDNAIGLDEFRVLNKDGLRYEDEFVRHKTLDAIGDLFVCGYNILGAFTAYKSGHALNNLLIRSVLQNQQSWEFVQLDTAPFSEVLTDSMIELAYAR from the coding sequence ATGATTAAGCAAAAAACTATCAGAACCTCTGTTTCAATGACAGGCATAGGGTTACATAGTGGATTAAAAGTCCAAATGAATGTCATTCCTGCAGGAATCAATACGGGGATCGTTTTTCGTCGTGTTGATCTGCACCCAGCAGTCGATATTCCTTTACGTGCCGAAAGTATTAATGAAACGACGCTTGCTACTACTATCTTCAATGATGATGGTGTACGAGTTTCAACAATCGAACATTTACTCTCGGCAATATCTGGGTTAGGAATCGATAATCTTTTGATCGAACTTAACGCAGGTGAAATTCCCATTGTAGATGGAAGTTCTGCGCCATTTGTATATTTACTGCTCAATGATGCAGGTGTCATTGAGCAGAGTGCCCCTAAGAAATTCCTAAAAATTAACGAAGAAATACGTGTAGAGCTTGACGATAAATGGGCAACCTTAGCCCCCTTTAACGGTTTTCACCTGGATTTTACTATTGATTTTAATCATCCAGCGATAAGTTCGGACAATAAAAGATATACAACCACCTTGAATCCTGAAGTTTATATCGCTGAAATCTCCCGGGCCCGTACGTTCGGTTTCTTGCGCGACGTTGAGTATCTTCAGTCGAAGGGCTTGGGTCTGGGTGCGAGTTTAGACAATGCAATTGGCCTTGATGAGTTCCGGGTGCTGAATAAAGACGGGCTGCGATACGAAGATGAGTTTGTCCGACATAAAACACTCGATGCAATAGGAGATCTTTTTGTCTGCGGCTATAACATTTTGGGCGCGTTCACCGCATATAAATCCGGTCATGCTCTTAACAATCTCCTCATCAGAAGTGTTCTACAAAATCAACAGTCCTGGGAGTTCGTACAGTTAGATACTGCGCCGTTTTCCGAAGTGCTGACAGATTCCATGATAGAGCTTGCTTACGCCAGATAG
- a CDS encoding MFS transporter, which produces MSQNESNVDSINDAQLAKKLSSAKWSTRVAFFIAGFSLSCWAPLVPYAQQRIHADSAMLGSILLCLGLGAVVGMPTAGGLAGKVGSKKIILAGACGLFIALPLLAMVSTPIALGLTLLLFGASIGATDVAANIHGTEVQNAAGRPMMSGFHGFYSIGGLAGASFVTLLIASGLDIKIAAGAAALVVLISISLAASGFFTNRSTEDHPLFVVPKGKVIGIGVLAMIIFLAEGAMLDWGAIFLIQVKNVAAGVAGTGYVVFAIAMALSRFIGDRVVTIMGEKSMLLSGVVFTAIGIYLATVFNTYEWVLAAMAVAGFAAGNVVPVLFSLAGRQKSMPATLAISAASILGYLGVLLGPALIGYAAHFIGLTNAFISLSVVVLLSASIVTVVMSKTEDN; this is translated from the coding sequence ATGAGTCAAAATGAAAGCAACGTTGATAGCATCAACGACGCTCAGCTTGCTAAAAAGCTGAGTTCCGCGAAATGGTCTACACGTGTAGCATTTTTTATAGCAGGTTTTAGCCTCTCCTGCTGGGCACCTTTAGTACCTTATGCTCAACAACGGATCCATGCTGATTCTGCCATGTTGGGTTCAATTCTGCTTTGCCTGGGACTTGGTGCCGTGGTTGGTATGCCTACTGCGGGTGGGCTCGCAGGTAAAGTCGGCAGCAAAAAAATAATCCTTGCGGGTGCGTGTGGTTTATTTATTGCTTTGCCATTACTTGCAATGGTTTCTACACCAATAGCACTGGGCCTGACCTTGCTTCTTTTCGGAGCGTCAATTGGCGCAACGGACGTCGCAGCTAACATTCATGGCACTGAAGTACAGAATGCAGCTGGCCGTCCAATGATGTCTGGCTTTCACGGCTTCTACAGTATCGGCGGACTTGCGGGCGCAAGCTTTGTTACGTTACTGATTGCTTCAGGACTGGATATCAAAATCGCCGCTGGTGCAGCCGCGCTGGTTGTATTGATTAGTATCTCTTTAGCTGCATCGGGTTTTTTCACCAACCGCTCGACAGAAGATCATCCACTTTTCGTGGTGCCAAAAGGCAAGGTTATTGGGATCGGTGTGCTCGCAATGATTATTTTCCTTGCGGAAGGAGCCATGCTTGACTGGGGAGCTATCTTCCTGATTCAAGTGAAAAACGTGGCAGCTGGTGTGGCAGGAACAGGATATGTGGTGTTTGCAATCGCTATGGCGTTGAGCCGCTTTATCGGCGACCGCGTGGTTACCATTATGGGTGAAAAATCCATGCTCCTTTCCGGAGTGGTATTCACCGCTATTGGTATTTACCTTGCGACTGTTTTCAACACTTACGAGTGGGTTCTTGCTGCAATGGCAGTGGCTGGTTTTGCTGCCGGTAATGTCGTCCCTGTACTGTTTTCTTTGGCTGGGCGTCAAAAATCGATGCCAGCAACACTGGCTATATCAGCAGCAAGTATTCTCGGGTACCTAGGGGTATTGCTTGGGCCAGCGTTGATTGGTTATGCAGCGCATTTTATTGGTCTGACGAATGCTTTCATTTCACTCAGCGTCGTTGTTCTGCTTTCGGCTTCCATAGTTACAGTAGTTATGTCGAAAACAGAAGATAACTAA
- the fhuD gene encoding Fe(3+)-hydroxamate ABC transporter substrate-binding protein FhuD codes for MFSNNPSPAVADFKRRQFLKYLAGLSLFLGLPAVGKSPAPSRDLQRIAATEWLAVEMLLTLGVMPFAVSEIENYRSLVKEPVLPDGSTELGLRTEPNTELLAAMQPDLIVYAEGYGPSPSVYNSIAPSFGLVYSDKNGRPLTTSCQSLTALSVRLGRYDRAKAIIATIESEISALRLKYAQKKRRPLLLMSLVDQRHALVFGQNSLFLEVMSKAGIPGGWQGDTSFWGSAVVGIEQLIGLQETEVICFTENDDTTMANLADTALWKMMPFVKEERFRRVPGIWYYGGPVTALRFCHLLDAILEEI; via the coding sequence ATGTTCAGTAATAACCCCTCCCCTGCAGTGGCAGATTTTAAACGTCGGCAATTTTTAAAGTATCTGGCTGGCTTATCCTTATTCCTGGGGTTACCTGCGGTCGGTAAAAGTCCCGCTCCCTCGCGCGATCTGCAGCGAATAGCAGCCACAGAATGGCTGGCTGTTGAAATGCTTCTGACGCTGGGTGTTATGCCCTTTGCTGTATCAGAAATTGAGAATTACCGATCACTGGTTAAGGAGCCCGTCTTGCCTGATGGCTCCACGGAACTCGGTTTAAGAACAGAGCCAAATACGGAACTTTTAGCAGCGATGCAACCCGATCTTATCGTTTACGCGGAAGGTTACGGCCCTTCACCGTCAGTATATAACTCGATTGCCCCATCTTTTGGTCTTGTATACAGCGATAAAAATGGCAGACCGCTCACAACGTCCTGCCAATCCCTGACGGCGCTCTCTGTCCGATTAGGTCGATACGACAGGGCGAAAGCAATAATTGCTACCATCGAGTCAGAAATCTCTGCACTGAGGCTTAAATATGCTCAAAAGAAAAGAAGACCACTACTTTTAATGTCGCTTGTTGACCAGCGACATGCTCTGGTTTTTGGACAAAATAGCCTGTTTCTTGAGGTTATGAGCAAAGCAGGTATTCCGGGAGGATGGCAGGGAGACACCAGTTTCTGGGGAAGTGCGGTCGTTGGGATAGAACAACTAATAGGTCTGCAAGAAACCGAGGTTATTTGCTTCACTGAAAATGATGATACAACAATGGCAAACCTTGCAGATACCGCACTCTGGAAGATGATGCCTTTTGTAAAAGAAGAGCGTTTCAGACGGGTGCCCGGTATCTGGTATTACGGAGGTCCAGTAACAGCGCTGCGCTTTTGCCATCTGCTTGATGCAATTCTGGAGGAGATATGA
- the fhuB gene encoding Fe(3+)-hydroxamate ABC transporter permease FhuB: MISLRLSTLPVAVITASILVIFNVNHILPIELWAAYSPFNTHYAVEITLLQYSFLPRSAMSVMIGAGLGLAGLLFQQVLRNPLAEPSTLGIANGAQLGMTMATLWGCNIISPGTGSLLGAVFMGAVIAFMTRGKQLSPVGLILIGLVLTLYCSAVSQLIGLYFHERLQSVLLWGTGSLTQTDWAVVLRLLPQLLISFIIILTLHRPLTLLGMDEMMSRNLGLKLQLIRPFALLVGIYLTATLVTSVGIIGFIGLFAPLITRLLGVRRLVTLIMMVPVTGALLLFISDQIVILLASYWKEIPTGTVTAVVGAPGLILLLPRLKERMYSTAGESENYSASKRSLKKWLLSGVIMLSALTLLASGLGKNANGWAWATESVLSFRIPRVLGAFSAGIMLALAGCIIQRLTGNPVASPEVMGVSTGAAAGMVIGMLAFPGNITAWYFPAACLGSVATLIIVTTIAGIRDFSPQRMMLTGMALNAAFLALLMLMISGGDPRTSMLLSWFAGSTYGLTAEKAISVSLAALVLTFCIPLVHRWLSLLPFGGVVARSLGVPLSLSRLALMSLAAVLTALSIFIVGPLSFVGLMAPHIARYLGFRRVTGQLAIAGLAGASLMVVSDWVGRMAVFPWQLPAGLIAALVGVPFFLWLIRSR; encoded by the coding sequence ATGATTTCTCTTCGCTTATCCACCTTACCCGTCGCGGTGATAACGGCCAGTATCTTAGTCATTTTCAACGTAAATCACATTTTACCGATAGAGTTGTGGGCTGCTTACAGTCCTTTTAATACACATTACGCGGTTGAAATAACCTTACTTCAGTACAGTTTTTTACCCCGTTCAGCGATGTCTGTGATGATCGGTGCAGGGCTTGGGCTGGCCGGTCTGCTTTTCCAGCAGGTGCTACGTAATCCTCTGGCAGAACCCTCAACACTAGGTATTGCTAACGGGGCTCAGCTAGGCATGACAATGGCGACTCTCTGGGGTTGTAATATAATTTCTCCAGGTACGGGTTCGCTCCTTGGCGCTGTTTTTATGGGGGCTGTCATCGCGTTTATGACGCGAGGAAAACAGCTTTCTCCGGTAGGGTTGATTCTTATAGGGTTAGTCCTGACCCTTTACTGCAGCGCTGTCAGCCAACTGATTGGTCTGTATTTTCACGAAAGATTACAGAGCGTTCTTCTGTGGGGAACAGGTTCGCTGACGCAAACTGACTGGGCAGTCGTCCTGCGCCTGCTTCCGCAGTTGTTGATTTCTTTCATCATTATTCTAACGCTACATCGGCCCCTGACGTTACTTGGCATGGATGAAATGATGTCCAGAAACCTGGGGCTTAAGCTTCAGCTCATACGGCCCTTTGCGCTTCTGGTAGGCATATACCTTACGGCTACTCTGGTGACATCTGTTGGCATCATTGGATTCATCGGGCTATTTGCGCCTCTAATTACAAGGCTACTTGGTGTTAGACGTCTGGTAACGCTGATCATGATGGTGCCAGTAACCGGCGCGCTGTTGCTTTTCATTTCGGATCAAATCGTCATTTTACTGGCATCTTACTGGAAGGAGATCCCTACTGGCACTGTCACGGCCGTTGTTGGTGCACCAGGGCTCATTTTATTACTTCCCAGGCTCAAAGAGCGTATGTATTCAACAGCCGGGGAATCTGAAAACTATTCAGCTTCCAAAAGAAGCCTGAAAAAATGGCTTTTGTCAGGTGTAATTATGCTTTCAGCCCTGACGCTATTAGCATCAGGGCTGGGGAAAAATGCTAACGGCTGGGCCTGGGCTACAGAATCCGTGCTTTCGTTCCGAATCCCACGGGTACTTGGCGCGTTTTCTGCAGGAATCATGCTCGCCCTTGCTGGTTGTATTATTCAACGCCTGACCGGAAACCCGGTAGCCAGCCCGGAGGTCATGGGCGTAAGTACCGGTGCGGCAGCAGGTATGGTGATTGGAATGCTGGCATTTCCTGGAAACATAACAGCCTGGTATTTTCCTGCAGCCTGTCTGGGTTCAGTGGCCACGCTGATCATTGTTACCACCATAGCTGGTATCAGAGATTTTTCTCCCCAACGTATGATGTTAACCGGGATGGCACTAAACGCTGCATTTCTGGCTTTACTAATGCTTATGATTTCAGGTGGCGATCCCAGAACCTCCATGCTGCTATCGTGGTTTGCGGGTTCAACATATGGTTTAACGGCTGAAAAAGCTATTAGCGTGTCTCTGGCTGCGCTAGTGCTTACCTTTTGTATTCCGCTGGTTCATCGATGGCTGTCATTACTTCCATTTGGCGGGGTTGTTGCGCGTTCATTAGGAGTGCCCCTGTCACTGAGCCGTCTCGCGTTAATGTCACTTGCGGCTGTGCTAACCGCCCTTTCCATTTTCATTGTCGGCCCACTAAGTTTTGTCGGCCTTATGGCTCCGCATATTGCCAGATATCTGGGCTTCAGGAGAGTGACGGGACAGTTGGCAATAGCAGGCCTGGCAGGAGCCAGTCTGATGGTCGTATCAGACTGGGTAGGTAGAATGGCTGTGTTTCCATGGCAATTACCTGCGGGCTTAATCGCGGCATTAGTTGGCGTTCCATTCTTTTTATGGCTAATTCGAAGCCGCTGA
- a CDS encoding ATP-binding cassette domain-containing protein: MNNTIKHNALFLLSEAAFQINGQQLLYPSSVTIPGGEFNALIGHNGSGKSTLLRLFGKHLSPSTGSLIFQGRPVEQWGHAEFAREVAYLPQHLPAAQGMTVRELVSLGRYPWHGALGRFTQYDMQKVDEAIADTGLSRLSKRLVDSLSGGERQRAWIAMTLAQDTKCLLLDEPTSALDIAQQSEILCLLKKLCHLKEITIIAVLHDINMAARYCSNLLALKSGHLIALGSPAEIVTPASLNTIYGIQMGTFSHPVEGHPVCYVQ, translated from the coding sequence ATGAACAATACGATAAAACACAATGCGCTATTTCTATTGTCAGAAGCAGCATTTCAAATTAACGGACAACAATTATTATATCCATCCTCGGTCACTATCCCAGGCGGGGAATTTAACGCCCTGATAGGGCATAATGGCTCGGGTAAATCAACGCTGCTCAGGCTATTTGGCAAACATCTTTCTCCTTCAACGGGGAGTCTTATATTTCAGGGACGTCCTGTCGAGCAATGGGGACATGCTGAATTTGCGCGCGAAGTTGCATACCTACCTCAGCACCTCCCTGCCGCACAGGGCATGACAGTCAGGGAGTTGGTTTCATTAGGACGCTATCCCTGGCATGGCGCACTGGGCCGATTTACCCAATACGATATGCAGAAAGTTGATGAAGCAATCGCTGACACAGGACTGTCACGACTCTCTAAGAGGCTGGTTGACTCTTTGTCCGGCGGTGAAAGGCAAAGAGCATGGATTGCGATGACTCTTGCACAAGACACTAAATGTCTTTTACTTGATGAGCCGACCTCAGCGCTGGATATTGCCCAGCAGTCTGAAATATTGTGTCTGCTAAAAAAATTATGCCATCTAAAGGAAATCACAATCATCGCGGTACTGCACGATATAAATATGGCAGCCCGATATTGCAGTAATCTTCTCGCGCTTAAATCCGGACATTTAATTGCTCTGGGTTCGCCCGCTGAGATTGTTACACCGGCGTCATTAAATACTATTTATGGTATTCAGATGGGTACCTTTTCCCATCCGGTTGAAGGGCATCCTGTCTGTTATGTTCAGTAA
- a CDS encoding FAD-dependent monooxygenase — translation MKQIDQKKNILICGSGIAGPTLAFWLAKQGHKVTVVERASSLRLTGQTVDIRDEGRDVVERMGLLKDISELMTNEEGLRFVDSKNIIQAEYPSAGGKKSFVTDIEILRADLSTLLLKSTQDDVEYIFGDYVTSCHENEAEVIVNFKNHAQRTFDLMVIAEGMRSSTRELVFGKVPVHHIGLYTAYFAMPYQPQDGTWVRWNNCTGGKSILLRPDQGRSTRAYLYIRSSNRGIDLTGRSAVNSFIKSTFRNDGWEAPRILEELDKTDDIFFEDLGQIRMDSWSRGRVVLLGDAAYCATPVSGMGTTLSIVGAYILAKSLLTSEDHHAAYKAYEQKMRPYVQQAQSIKPWTIRLEQPSTKLGIALFYRWKRLEKTKLMQFLMSPFGPKREHVDFLGAPIVYDTDITRTPEKSTL, via the coding sequence ATGAAACAGATAGATCAAAAAAAGAACATTCTCATTTGTGGATCAGGTATTGCCGGACCAACACTGGCATTTTGGTTAGCTAAGCAAGGGCATAAGGTCACTGTCGTTGAGCGAGCATCAAGCTTACGCTTAACGGGGCAAACTGTAGACATTCGCGATGAAGGCCGTGATGTGGTTGAGCGCATGGGGCTTCTTAAAGACATTTCAGAATTAATGACAAATGAAGAGGGTTTGCGCTTCGTTGACAGCAAAAATATCATTCAGGCTGAATATCCAAGTGCAGGTGGGAAGAAGTCATTTGTTACAGATATAGAAATACTCAGAGCCGACTTATCGACGCTTCTGCTGAAATCGACACAAGATGATGTTGAGTATATTTTTGGAGATTACGTCACTTCCTGTCACGAGAATGAAGCTGAAGTCATTGTTAACTTCAAAAATCATGCTCAGAGAACTTTTGACCTTATGGTTATTGCTGAAGGTATGCGGTCATCCACGCGCGAACTCGTTTTTGGTAAGGTTCCTGTTCATCACATTGGTCTATACACTGCCTATTTTGCGATGCCTTATCAGCCTCAGGATGGGACATGGGTGCGCTGGAACAATTGTACGGGTGGAAAGTCTATTCTGTTACGCCCGGACCAGGGACGCTCAACCCGGGCATATCTGTATATCAGAAGCAGTAATCGAGGCATTGACCTTACAGGCCGAAGTGCCGTTAATAGCTTCATAAAAAGCACTTTCAGGAACGATGGCTGGGAAGCACCACGCATACTTGAAGAACTTGATAAAACTGACGATATCTTCTTTGAAGATCTTGGGCAGATACGAATGGACTCATGGTCCAGGGGAAGAGTCGTATTGCTTGGGGATGCGGCTTATTGCGCGACGCCTGTAAGTGGTATGGGTACCACTCTTTCAATCGTAGGTGCATATATTTTGGCCAAGTCACTGTTGACCAGTGAGGATCATCATGCTGCATACAAAGCGTACGAGCAAAAAATGCGACCCTATGTGCAACAAGCTCAGTCGATAAAACCCTGGACTATACGACTCGAACAACCTTCAACCAAACTGGGTATTGCGCTATTTTATAGGTGGAAGCGACTAGAAAAGACGAAGCTCATGCAGTTCCTTATGAGTCCTTTTGGGCCTAAAAGAGAGCATGTGGATTTTTTGGGCGCTCCCATCGTTTACGACACAGACATCACTCGCACACCTGAGAAATCAACTTTGTAG
- a CDS encoding helix-turn-helix transcriptional regulator, whose translation MSINRQNSANPDNAAALIVGQTEICEPYTTAQHSHQRHQLIYATRGVVHMSTAVGEWILPPSRALWISGGTKHALTVKRPAEINILYIDPVIYPFTSFAQCCVVEVTALVRELIATCSQHAWDYETNTPEYRLSTVLIDQIKKLDLSPLDLNLPRDERALRVIELLKKDPGNRDPLNVLAREVGASARTIERIFSKETHLSFGAWRHRHRMLFAVEKLAYGENVTRVALEAGYESSSSFIASFRAMFGTTPSRYFRFESAASN comes from the coding sequence ATGTCGATAAATCGCCAAAATTCAGCTAACCCTGATAATGCTGCTGCTCTGATCGTAGGTCAGACAGAAATTTGTGAACCTTACACAACGGCACAACATAGTCATCAGCGGCATCAATTGATTTATGCCACCCGTGGGGTGGTTCATATGTCTACTGCTGTTGGGGAGTGGATCTTGCCACCGAGTCGTGCGCTATGGATCAGCGGCGGCACTAAGCATGCACTTACGGTCAAGCGCCCGGCAGAAATCAATATTCTTTATATTGACCCAGTTATCTATCCATTCACTAGCTTTGCTCAATGTTGTGTCGTTGAGGTCACCGCCCTGGTACGGGAGTTGATTGCAACCTGTTCCCAACATGCCTGGGATTATGAAACTAATACGCCTGAATACAGGCTTTCTACAGTCTTGATCGACCAGATCAAAAAGCTTGATCTCTCTCCGCTTGATTTGAATCTTCCCAGAGATGAGCGCGCGCTGAGAGTGATAGAGCTCTTAAAAAAAGACCCGGGAAACCGGGATCCTCTTAACGTGCTCGCTCGCGAAGTGGGGGCGAGTGCACGTACGATTGAGCGCATTTTCTCAAAGGAAACGCATCTATCTTTTGGCGCATGGAGACACCGTCACCGTATGCTGTTCGCCGTCGAAAAGCTGGCTTACGGTGAAAATGTCACCCGAGTCGCACTTGAGGCAGGCTATGAATCATCCTCAAGCTTTATTGCCTCTTTTCGGGCGATGTTTGGCACTACGCCATCGCGCTATTTCCGATTTGAATCAGCGGCTTCGAATTAG